In Streptomyces sp. NBC_01426, one genomic interval encodes:
- the secA gene encoding preprotein translocase subunit SecA: MSVFNKLMRAGEGKILRKLHRIADQVNSIEEDFVNLSDAELRALTDEYKQRYQDGESLDDLLPEAFATTREAAKRVLGQRHYDVQIMGGAALHLGYVAEMKTGEGKTLVGTLPAYLNALSGKGVHLITVNDYLAERDSELMGRVHKFLGLDVGCILANMSPAQRREQYSADITYGTNNEFGFDYLRDNMAWSQDELVQRGHNFAVVDEVDSILVDEARTPLIISGPADQATKWYADFAKLVTRLTKGEAGQPLKGIEETGDYEVDEKKRTVAIHEAGVAKVEDWLGIENLYESVNTPLVGYLNNAIKAKELFKNDKDYVVIDGEVMIVDEHTGRILAGRRYNEGMHQAIEAKEGVDIKDENQTLATITLQNFFRLYSKLSGMTGTAMTEAAEFHQIYKLGVVPIPTNRDMVRKDQADLIYRTEVAKFAAVVDDIAEKHEKGQPILVGTTSVEKSEYLSQQLSKRGIPHEVLNAKQHEREASIVAQAGRRGAVTVATNMAGRGTDIKLGGNPDDLAEAELRQRGLDPEEHIEEWAHALPEALIRAEAAVKAEFEEVKDLGGLYVLGTERHESRRIDNQLRGRSGRQGDPGESRFYLSLGDDLMRLFKAQMVERVMAMANVPDDVPIENKMVTRAIASAQSQVETQNFETRKNVLKYDEVLNSQREVIYSERRRVLEGEDLQEQVRFMMDDTIDAYIAAETVEGFAEEWDLDRLWGAFRQLYPVKVTVEELEEAAGDRAGITAEFIAESVKDDIHEQYETREKTLGSDIMRELERRVVLSVLDRKWREHLYEMDYLQEGIGLRAMAQKDPLVEYQREGFDMFNAMQEGIKEESVGYLFNLEVQVEQQVEELPVQDAGPSLAKPEIRAKGLDAPQRPDRLHFSAPSVDGEGGVVEGDFENEGGGDGDGMTRAERRKAQKASGGRRRKK; this comes from the coding sequence GTGTCCGTCTTCAACAAGCTCATGCGTGCAGGCGAAGGCAAGATCCTGCGCAAACTGCACCGCATCGCGGACCAGGTCAACTCCATCGAAGAGGACTTCGTCAACCTCTCCGACGCCGAGTTGCGGGCCCTCACGGACGAGTACAAGCAGCGGTACCAGGACGGCGAGAGCCTGGACGACCTGCTGCCCGAGGCCTTCGCGACCACGCGCGAGGCCGCCAAGCGCGTCCTCGGTCAGCGGCACTACGACGTCCAGATCATGGGCGGCGCGGCGCTGCACCTCGGCTACGTCGCCGAGATGAAGACCGGTGAGGGCAAGACGCTCGTCGGCACCCTCCCCGCGTACCTGAACGCGCTGTCCGGCAAGGGCGTCCACCTGATCACGGTGAACGACTACCTCGCCGAGCGCGACTCGGAGCTCATGGGCCGGGTGCACAAGTTCCTCGGCCTCGACGTCGGCTGCATCCTGGCGAACATGTCGCCGGCCCAGCGCCGCGAGCAGTACAGCGCCGACATCACCTACGGCACGAACAACGAGTTCGGCTTCGACTACCTGCGCGACAACATGGCGTGGTCGCAGGACGAGCTGGTCCAGCGCGGCCACAACTTCGCCGTGGTCGACGAGGTCGACTCGATCCTGGTCGACGAGGCCCGTACGCCGCTGATCATCTCCGGCCCGGCCGACCAGGCGACGAAGTGGTACGCCGACTTCGCGAAGCTCGTCACCCGCCTGACCAAGGGCGAGGCCGGTCAGCCCCTCAAGGGCATCGAGGAGACCGGCGACTACGAGGTCGACGAGAAGAAGCGCACCGTCGCCATCCACGAGGCCGGTGTCGCGAAGGTCGAGGACTGGCTCGGCATCGAGAACCTCTACGAGTCGGTGAACACCCCGCTCGTCGGCTACCTGAACAACGCCATCAAGGCCAAGGAACTCTTCAAGAACGACAAGGACTACGTCGTCATCGACGGCGAAGTCATGATCGTCGATGAGCACACCGGCCGCATCCTCGCCGGTCGCCGCTACAACGAGGGCATGCACCAGGCGATCGAGGCGAAGGAAGGGGTGGACATCAAGGACGAGAACCAGACCCTCGCCACGATCACCCTGCAGAACTTCTTCCGCCTCTACTCGAAGCTGTCGGGCATGACCGGTACGGCCATGACCGAGGCCGCCGAGTTCCACCAGATCTACAAGCTCGGTGTCGTCCCGATCCCGACCAACCGCGACATGGTCCGCAAGGACCAGGCGGACCTGATCTACCGCACCGAGGTCGCGAAGTTCGCCGCCGTCGTCGACGACATCGCGGAGAAGCACGAGAAGGGCCAGCCGATCCTCGTCGGCACGACGTCGGTCGAGAAGTCCGAGTACCTCTCGCAGCAGCTCTCCAAGCGCGGCATCCCGCACGAGGTGCTGAACGCCAAGCAGCACGAGCGCGAGGCCTCGATCGTCGCGCAGGCCGGTCGCCGCGGCGCCGTCACCGTCGCCACGAACATGGCCGGTCGCGGTACCGACATCAAGCTCGGCGGCAACCCGGACGACCTGGCCGAGGCCGAGCTGCGCCAGCGCGGTCTCGACCCGGAGGAGCACATCGAGGAGTGGGCGCACGCCCTGCCCGAGGCGCTCATCCGCGCGGAGGCGGCCGTGAAGGCCGAGTTCGAGGAGGTCAAGGACCTCGGCGGGCTGTACGTGCTGGGCACCGAGCGGCACGAGTCGCGCCGCATCGACAACCAGCTGCGCGGTCGTTCCGGCCGTCAGGGCGACCCGGGCGAGTCCCGTTTCTACCTGTCGCTGGGCGACGACCTGATGCGTCTGTTCAAGGCGCAGATGGTCGAGCGGGTCATGGCGATGGCCAACGTGCCGGACGACGTCCCGATCGAGAACAAGATGGTGACGCGCGCGATCGCGTCGGCCCAGTCGCAGGTCGAGACCCAGAACTTCGAGACGCGCAAGAACGTCCTGAAGTACGACGAGGTCCTCAACAGCCAGCGCGAGGTCATCTACAGCGAGCGCCGTCGCGTCCTGGAGGGCGAGGACCTGCAGGAGCAGGTGCGCTTCATGATGGACGACACCATCGACGCGTACATCGCGGCCGAGACGGTCGAGGGCTTCGCCGAGGAATGGGACCTGGACCGCCTGTGGGGCGCCTTCCGGCAGCTCTACCCGGTGAAGGTCACCGTCGAGGAGCTGGAGGAGGCCGCCGGCGACCGAGCGGGCATCACCGCCGAGTTCATCGCCGAGTCCGTCAAGGACGACATCCACGAGCAGTACGAGACGCGCGAGAAGACGCTCGGCTCCGACATCATGCGCGAGCTGGAGCGGCGCGTCGTGCTGTCCGTCCTGGACCGCAAGTGGCGTGAGCACCTGTACGAGATGGACTACCTGCAGGAGGGCATCGGCCTGCGCGCGATGGCCCAGAAGGACCCGCTGGTCGAGTACCAGCGCGAGGGCTTCGACATGTTCAACGCCATGCAGGAAGGCATCAAGGAAGAGTCCGTCGGCTACCTGTTCAACCTGGAGGTCCAGGTCGAGCAGCAGGTCGAGGAGCTTCCCGTGCAGGACGCCGGCCCGTCCCTGGCCAAGCCGGAGATCCGGGCCAAGGGCCTGGACGCGCCGCAGCGGCCGGACCGGCTGCACTTCTCCGCCCCGTCCGTGGACGGGGAGGGCGGGGTCGTCGAAGGCGACTTCGAGAACGAGGGCGGCGGCGACGGCGACGGCATGACGCGGGCGGAGCGGCGCAAGGCGCAGAAGGCCTCCGGCGGTCGGCGGCGCAAGAAGTAG
- a CDS encoding Rv3235 family protein, whose product MSRTRTTTRPPGRHDQRHPGRPRTARGPHDWFAERLLAVLSGRRPVHSLLGHTVGPAYEQLVTLAPVGPLRDRLLPVLRHCGRFHPGPGVIEAFARIATGDRVSAMAFRLEQGPDLRWRCAAIEIQGPRP is encoded by the coding sequence ATGAGCAGGACGAGGACCACCACCCGCCCTCCCGGCCGCCACGACCAGCGCCACCCCGGGCGCCCCCGCACCGCGCGGGGCCCGCACGACTGGTTCGCCGAACGCCTCCTGGCGGTCCTCAGCGGCCGTCGCCCCGTGCACTCGCTGCTGGGCCACACCGTCGGCCCCGCGTACGAGCAGCTCGTCACCCTGGCCCCCGTGGGCCCCCTCCGCGACCGGCTCCTCCCGGTCCTGCGCCACTGCGGCCGCTTCCACCCCGGCCCGGGGGTCATCGAGGCCTTCGCCCGCATCGCCACGGGCGACCGCGTCTCGGCGATGGCCTTCCGCCTGGAACAGGGCCCGGACCTCCGCTGGCGCTGCGCAGCCATCGAAATCCAAGGCCCCCGCCCCTGA
- a CDS encoding DUF6912 family protein, with product MRVYVPLTVPGLAEVHKAGELGPAPLRAYAVTPGLREWYVSDDMEELEYAALGRAALASLRMIAADADAPRRRVVVAFDVDDRAATAAPGNDEAALGQVSLGSSVRLSVAAAVHVDADDALEDVTAAVGAVDAADAGDDDALSLVDGAEDHELLWFGVQEIPGLLK from the coding sequence ATGCGCGTGTACGTCCCCCTGACCGTCCCCGGGCTCGCCGAGGTGCACAAGGCGGGCGAGCTGGGTCCCGCTCCGCTGCGCGCCTACGCGGTCACCCCCGGGCTGCGCGAGTGGTACGTGTCCGACGACATGGAGGAGCTGGAGTACGCGGCCCTCGGCCGCGCCGCCCTCGCCTCCCTGCGGATGATCGCCGCCGACGCGGACGCCCCGCGCAGGCGGGTCGTCGTGGCCTTCGACGTCGACGACCGGGCCGCCACCGCCGCGCCCGGGAACGACGAGGCCGCCCTCGGGCAGGTGTCGCTGGGGAGCTCCGTACGGCTCTCCGTGGCCGCCGCGGTGCACGTGGACGCCGATGACGCGCTGGAGGACGTCACGGCCGCCGTCGGGGCCGTCGACGCGGCCGACGCGGGGGACGACGACGCGCTGTCCCTGGTGGACGGCGCCGAGGACCACGAGCTGCTGTGGTTCGGGGTGCAGGAGATTCCGGGGTTGCTGAAGTGA
- a CDS encoding HAD family hydrolase — MSDVSDVSATTRRGPHIVWDWNGTLLHDIDAVILATNASFAEFGFAPITLETYRELYVVPVPKFYERLMGRMPTEAEWLVMDETFHRHYWSSAETAGLAEGALELLRGWQGAGSTQSLLSLAPHDKLVPLVRTHGIDTHFLRVDGRTGPSHTTKAGHLVRHMAAMEAAGVTADRTVLIGDAVDDALAAAHVGARAVLYTGGSHSRGSLESAGVPVVDTLAEAVATAREMAE; from the coding sequence GTGAGCGACGTGAGTGACGTGAGCGCGACGACGCGTCGTGGTCCGCACATCGTGTGGGACTGGAACGGGACGCTGCTCCACGACATCGACGCCGTCATCCTCGCGACCAACGCCTCCTTCGCGGAGTTCGGCTTCGCGCCGATCACCCTGGAGACGTACCGCGAGCTGTACGTGGTCCCGGTCCCGAAGTTCTACGAACGGCTGATGGGCAGGATGCCCACCGAGGCGGAGTGGCTCGTCATGGACGAGACCTTCCACCGGCACTACTGGTCCTCCGCCGAGACCGCCGGACTCGCCGAGGGCGCCTTGGAGCTGCTCCGGGGCTGGCAGGGAGCCGGGTCGACGCAGTCCCTGCTGTCCCTCGCGCCCCACGACAAGTTGGTGCCGCTGGTCCGGACGCACGGCATCGACACACACTTCCTGCGCGTCGACGGCCGCACGGGACCCTCGCACACCACGAAGGCGGGCCATCTCGTACGCCATATGGCCGCCATGGAGGCGGCGGGTGTGACGGCCGACCGTACGGTCCTCATCGGAGACGCCGTGGACGACGCCCTCGCGGCCGCCCACGTGGGCGCGCGGGCCGTGCTGTACACCGGAGGCTCGCACAGCCGCGGCAGTCTCGAATCAGCCGGCGTGCCCGTCGTGGACACGCTGGCGGAAGCCGTCGCCACAGCTCGCGAAATGGCCGAATAG
- a CDS encoding NAD-glutamate dehydrogenase codes for MQTKLDEAKAELLSRAARVAENSPAGGLLPSGSEQGERPDRGTTLSYLQRYYLHTAPEDLADRDPVDVFGAALSHYRLAEKRPQGTANVRVHTPTVEENGWTSSHSVVEVVTDDMPFLVDSVTNELSRQGRGIHVVIHPQVVVRRDVTGKLIEILGPDCDAHGPKTDRPHDSLVESWIHVEIDRETDRADLKQITADLLRVLSDVRESVEDWEKMRDAAMRIAEELPNEPTAPDLREYELEEARELLRWLADDHFTFLGYREYNLVDGDSLSAVPGTGLGILRSDPLHSGKEDGHPVSPSFNRLPADARAKAREHRLLVLTKANSRSTVHRPSYLDYVGVKKFDADGNVVGERRFLGLFSSAAYTESVRRVPVIRRKVVEVLDGAGFAPSSHDGRDLLQILETYPRDELFQTPVDQLRAIVTSVLYLQERRRLRLYLRQDEYGRYYSALVYLPRDRYTTGVRLRLIDILKEELDGTSVDFTAWNTESILSRIHFVVRVPQGKELPVLTDADVDRIEARLVEAARSWADGFGEALIAETGEERAAELLRRYGGSFPEGYKADHSPRSAVADLVRLERLSAGDSDFDLSLYEPVGAGPGERRFKIYRQGEQVSLSAVLPVLQRLGVEVTDERPYELRCSDRTNAWIYDFGLRMPVTSGNGDAYLGDDARERFQDAFAAVWQGEAENDNFNTLVLSAGLTWRQAVVLRAYAKYLRQAVSPFSQDYMEDTLRNNVHTTRLLVSLFEARMSPGRQAAGTELIDAMLEELDGALDQVASLDEDRILRSFLTLIKATLRTNFFQLNDAGEQHAYVSMKFDPQAIPDLPAPRPAFEIWVYSPRVEGVHLRFGKVARGGLRWSDRREDFRTEVLGLVKAQMVKNTVIVPVGAKGGFVAKNLPDPSVDRDAWLAEGIASYKIFISALLDITDNMVAGEVVPPKGVVRHDEDDTYLVVAADKGTATFSDIANGVAEAYGFWLGDAFASGGSAGYDHKGMGITARGAWESVKRHFRELGHDTQTQDFTVVGVGDMSGDVFGNGMLLSEHIRLVAAFDHRHIFIDPTPDAAVSYAERRRLFDLPRSSWADYKTELLSAGGGIHPRTAKAIPVNAQVRAALGIEAGITKMTPADLMQAILQAPVDLLWNGGIGTYVKATAETHADVGDKANDAIRVNGSDVRAQVIGEGGNLGLTQLGRIEFARTGAGGEGGKINTDAIDNSAGVDTSDHEVNIKILLNAVVADGDMTVKQRNKLLAEMTDEVGRLVLRNNYAQNTALANGAAQAPSLLHAQQRFMRRLERDGLLNRGLEFLPTDRQIRELLSSGKGLTQPELAVLFAYTKITVADELIATGLPDDPYLRRLLHAYFPGALLAKFPEQIDAHALRREITTTLLVNDTVNTGGTTFLHRLREETGASTEEIVRAQLSAREIFGMAGVWDEVEALDNKVAADVQTRVRLHSRRLVERGTRWLLNNRPQPLEITETIELFRERVALVWAELPKLVRGADLDWYQSIMDELVGEGVPEELAAKVAGFSSAFPTLDIVAIADRTGVDPLDVAEVYYDLADRLDITQLMDRIIELPRSDRWQSMARASIREDLFAAHAALTADVLAVGNGESTPEERFKAWEEKNAAIIGRARTTLEEIRGSDDFDLANLSVAMRTMRSLLRAHV; via the coding sequence ATGCAGACCAAGCTGGACGAAGCAAAGGCCGAGCTGCTTTCACGGGCGGCCCGGGTAGCTGAGAACAGCCCGGCCGGGGGGCTACTTCCGTCTGGGTCCGAGCAAGGGGAGCGGCCCGACCGGGGCACCACGCTGTCCTACCTCCAGCGCTACTACCTGCACACCGCGCCGGAGGACCTCGCCGACCGGGACCCGGTCGACGTGTTCGGCGCGGCGCTCTCGCACTACCGGCTCGCGGAGAAGCGCCCCCAGGGCACCGCGAACGTCCGCGTGCACACCCCCACGGTCGAGGAGAACGGCTGGACCTCCAGCCACTCGGTCGTCGAGGTGGTCACCGACGACATGCCGTTCCTCGTGGACAGCGTCACCAACGAGCTGTCCCGCCAGGGACGCGGCATCCACGTCGTGATCCACCCGCAGGTCGTCGTGCGGCGTGACGTCACCGGCAAGCTGATCGAGATCCTCGGCCCCGACTGCGACGCGCACGGGCCCAAGACCGACCGCCCCCACGACTCCCTCGTCGAGTCCTGGATCCACGTCGAGATCGACCGCGAGACCGACCGGGCGGACCTCAAGCAGATCACCGCCGACCTGCTGCGCGTCCTGTCCGACGTCCGCGAGTCCGTCGAGGACTGGGAGAAGATGCGCGACGCGGCCATGCGCATCGCGGAGGAACTGCCGAACGAGCCCACCGCGCCCGACCTGCGCGAGTACGAGCTCGAAGAGGCCCGCGAGCTGCTGCGCTGGCTCGCCGACGACCACTTCACCTTCCTCGGCTACCGCGAGTACAACCTGGTCGACGGGGACTCCCTCTCCGCCGTGCCCGGCACCGGCCTCGGCATCCTGCGCTCCGACCCGCTGCACAGCGGCAAGGAGGACGGCCACCCCGTCTCGCCGTCCTTCAACCGGCTGCCGGCCGACGCGCGCGCCAAGGCCCGCGAGCACCGCCTGCTCGTCCTCACCAAGGCCAACAGCCGCTCCACCGTGCACCGCCCCTCGTACCTCGACTACGTCGGTGTGAAGAAGTTCGACGCCGACGGCAACGTCGTCGGCGAGCGGCGCTTCCTCGGCCTGTTCTCCTCCGCCGCGTACACCGAGTCGGTGCGCCGGGTCCCCGTCATCCGGCGCAAGGTCGTCGAGGTGCTCGACGGCGCCGGCTTCGCGCCGAGCAGCCACGACGGCCGCGACCTGCTCCAGATCCTGGAGACCTACCCGCGCGACGAGCTGTTCCAGACGCCCGTCGACCAGCTCCGGGCCATCGTCACCTCCGTCCTGTACCTCCAGGAGCGCCGCCGGCTGCGGCTGTACCTGCGCCAGGACGAGTACGGGCGCTACTACTCCGCGCTCGTCTACCTGCCGCGCGACCGGTACACCACCGGCGTCCGGCTGCGCCTGATCGACATCCTCAAGGAGGAGCTCGACGGCACCAGCGTCGACTTCACCGCCTGGAACACCGAGTCGATCCTCTCCCGCATCCACTTCGTCGTCCGCGTCCCGCAGGGCAAGGAACTGCCCGTCCTGACCGACGCCGACGTGGACCGCATCGAGGCCCGCCTGGTCGAGGCGGCCCGCTCCTGGGCCGACGGCTTCGGCGAGGCGCTCATCGCGGAGACCGGCGAGGAGCGCGCCGCCGAACTGCTGCGCCGCTACGGGGGCTCCTTCCCCGAGGGCTACAAGGCCGACCACTCGCCGCGCTCGGCCGTCGCCGACCTGGTCCGGCTGGAGCGACTGTCCGCCGGGGACAGCGACTTCGACCTGTCGCTGTACGAGCCCGTCGGCGCGGGCCCCGGCGAACGCCGCTTCAAGATCTACCGCCAGGGCGAGCAGGTCTCCCTGTCCGCGGTGCTGCCGGTCCTCCAGCGCCTGGGCGTCGAGGTCACCGACGAGCGGCCGTACGAGCTGCGGTGCAGCGACCGGACGAACGCGTGGATCTACGACTTCGGCCTGCGGATGCCCGTCACCTCCGGGAACGGCGACGCCTACCTCGGCGATGACGCCCGCGAGCGCTTCCAGGACGCCTTCGCGGCGGTCTGGCAGGGCGAGGCGGAGAACGACAACTTCAACACCCTGGTGCTGAGCGCCGGGCTGACCTGGCGCCAGGCCGTGGTGCTGCGCGCGTACGCGAAGTACCTGCGCCAGGCCGTCTCGCCCTTCAGCCAGGACTACATGGAGGACACCCTCCGCAACAACGTCCACACCACGCGGCTGCTGGTCTCGCTGTTCGAGGCCCGGATGTCGCCCGGCCGACAGGCCGCGGGCACCGAGCTGATCGACGCGATGCTGGAGGAACTCGACGGGGCCCTGGACCAGGTCGCCTCCCTCGACGAGGACCGCATCCTGCGGTCGTTCCTCACCCTCATCAAGGCGACGCTGCGCACGAACTTCTTCCAGTTGAACGACGCGGGCGAGCAGCACGCGTACGTGTCGATGAAGTTCGACCCGCAGGCCATCCCGGACCTGCCGGCGCCCCGCCCGGCGTTCGAGATCTGGGTCTACTCCCCGCGCGTCGAGGGCGTCCACCTGCGCTTCGGCAAGGTCGCCCGAGGCGGCCTGCGCTGGTCCGACCGGCGCGAGGACTTCCGCACGGAGGTCCTCGGCCTGGTCAAGGCGCAGATGGTCAAGAACACCGTGATCGTGCCGGTCGGCGCCAAGGGCGGCTTCGTCGCCAAGAACCTGCCCGACCCGTCGGTGGACCGCGACGCGTGGCTCGCCGAGGGCATCGCCTCGTACAAGATCTTCATCTCGGCGCTGCTCGACATCACCGACAACATGGTCGCCGGCGAGGTCGTACCGCCCAAGGGCGTGGTCCGCCACGACGAGGACGACACCTACCTCGTCGTCGCCGCGGACAAGGGCACCGCGACCTTCTCCGACATCGCCAACGGGGTCGCCGAGGCCTACGGCTTCTGGCTGGGCGACGCCTTCGCCTCGGGCGGTTCGGCCGGCTACGACCACAAGGGCATGGGCATCACCGCCCGCGGCGCCTGGGAGTCCGTGAAGCGGCACTTCCGCGAGCTGGGGCACGACACCCAGACCCAGGACTTCACGGTCGTCGGCGTCGGTGACATGTCCGGTGACGTGTTCGGCAACGGGATGCTGCTCTCCGAGCACATCCGCCTGGTCGCCGCCTTCGACCACCGGCACATCTTCATCGACCCGACCCCGGACGCGGCCGTCTCCTACGCCGAGCGCCGGCGCCTGTTCGACCTGCCGCGCTCCTCGTGGGCCGACTACAAGACCGAGCTGTTGTCCGCGGGCGGTGGCATCCACCCCCGCACCGCGAAGGCCATCCCGGTCAACGCGCAGGTCCGCGCGGCCCTCGGCATCGAGGCGGGCATCACCAAGATGACCCCGGCCGACCTGATGCAGGCCATCCTCCAGGCCCCCGTGGACCTGCTGTGGAACGGCGGCATCGGCACGTACGTCAAGGCGACCGCCGAGACGCACGCCGACGTCGGCGACAAGGCCAACGACGCCATTCGCGTCAATGGTTCGGACGTCCGCGCCCAGGTCATCGGCGAGGGCGGCAACCTGGGGCTGACCCAGCTCGGCCGCATCGAGTTCGCCCGTACCGGCGCCGGCGGCGAGGGCGGCAAGATCAACACCGACGCCATCGACAACAGCGCCGGCGTGGACACCTCCGACCACGAGGTGAACATCAAGATCCTGCTGAACGCGGTCGTCGCGGACGGCGACATGACCGTCAAGCAGCGCAACAAGCTGCTCGCCGAGATGACCGACGAGGTCGGCCGCCTGGTGCTGCGCAACAACTACGCGCAGAACACCGCCCTGGCCAACGGCGCCGCCCAGGCGCCCAGCCTGCTCCACGCCCAGCAGCGCTTCATGCGCCGCCTGGAGCGGGACGGACTGCTCAACCGCGGGCTGGAGTTCCTGCCCACGGACCGGCAGATCCGCGAGCTGCTGAGCAGCGGCAAGGGGCTGACCCAGCCCGAGCTGGCCGTCCTGTTCGCCTACACGAAGATCACGGTGGCGGACGAGCTGATCGCCACCGGGCTGCCGGACGACCCGTACCTGCGCCGCCTGCTCCACGCGTACTTCCCGGGCGCCCTGCTCGCGAAGTTCCCGGAGCAGATCGACGCGCACGCGCTGCGCCGGGAGATCACCACCACCCTGCTGGTCAACGACACCGTCAACACCGGTGGTACGACCTTCCTGCACCGTCTGCGGGAGGAGACCGGCGCCTCCACGGAGGAGATCGTCCGGGCGCAGCTCTCGGCCCGCGAGATCTTCGGCATGGCCGGGGTGTGGGACGAGGTCGAGGCCCTCGACAACAAGGTCGCCGCCGATGTCCAGACGCGGGTGCGGCTGCACTCGCGGCGTCTGGTCGAGCGCGGTACCCGTTGGCTGCTGAACAACCGGCCGCAGCCGCTGGAGATCACCGAGACCATCGAGCTCTTCCGCGAGCGGGTGGCGCTGGTGTGGGCCGAGCTGCCGAAGCTGGTGCGCGGCGCGGACCTGGACTGGTACCAGTCGATCATGGACGAGCTGGTCGGCGAGGGTGTGCCGGAGGAGCTGGCGGCGAAGGTGGCCGGCTTCTCGTCCGCCTTCCCGACGCTCGACATCGTCGCGATCGCCGACCGTACGGGCGTCGACCCGCTGGACGTCGCGGAGGTCTACTACGACCTCGCGGACCGGCTGGACATCACCCAGCTGATGGACCGGATCATCGAGCTGCCGCGGTCCGACCGCTGGCAGTCCATGGCCCGCGCCTCCATCCGCGAGGACCTGTTCGCGGCGCACGCGGCCCTGACCGCCGACGTGCTGGCGGTGGGCAACGGCGAGTCGACTCCCGAGGAGCGCTTCAAGGCGTGGGAGGAGAAGAACGCGGCGATCATCGGGCGTGCGCGGACGACCCTGGAGGAGATCCGGGGCTCGGACGACTTCGACCTGGCGAACCTGTCCGTCGCGATGCGGACGATGCGTTCCCTGCTGCGGGCGCACGTCTAG
- a CDS encoding ABC transporter ATP-binding protein yields MPSRTTRTPAAAAPDTRVPTVIADEVHVVYKVHGAGAKGGAAAALGRILSRRPVPAVREVHAVRGVSFTAYRGEAIGLIGTNGSGKSTLLKAIAGLQPVTRGTVYSHGQPSLLGVNAALLNDLTGERNVVLGGLAMGMSRRRIRERYEDIVDFSGINERQDFTSLPMRTYSSGMAARLRFSIAAAKDHDVLMIDEALATGDAAFQRRSQARIEELRERAGTVFLVSHGIGTVRATCDRAIWLESGVLRMDGPSAEVCDAYEAFSRAK; encoded by the coding sequence ATCCCGTCCCGCACCACCCGCACCCCGGCGGCCGCGGCTCCCGACACCCGCGTCCCGACCGTCATCGCGGACGAGGTCCACGTGGTCTACAAGGTCCACGGCGCCGGCGCCAAGGGCGGCGCCGCCGCGGCCCTCGGCCGGATCCTCTCCCGCCGGCCCGTCCCCGCCGTCCGCGAGGTGCACGCCGTCCGGGGCGTCAGCTTCACCGCGTACCGGGGCGAGGCCATCGGTCTCATCGGCACCAACGGCTCGGGAAAGTCCACCCTGCTCAAGGCCATCGCCGGCCTCCAGCCGGTGACCCGCGGCACCGTCTACTCCCACGGGCAGCCCTCCCTGCTCGGAGTGAACGCCGCCCTGTTGAACGACCTGACCGGCGAGCGGAACGTGGTCCTCGGCGGCCTCGCGATGGGCATGTCCCGGCGGCGGATCCGCGAGCGCTACGAGGACATCGTCGACTTCTCGGGGATCAACGAACGGCAGGACTTCACCTCGCTGCCCATGCGCACCTACTCCTCCGGCATGGCCGCCCGCCTGAGGTTCTCCATCGCCGCCGCCAAGGACCACGACGTGCTGATGATCGACGAGGCCCTGGCCACCGGGGACGCCGCGTTCCAACGCCGCAGCCAGGCGCGCATCGAGGAGCTGCGCGAGCGGGCCGGCACCGTCTTCCTCGTCAGCCACGGCATCGGCACGGTCCGCGCCACCTGCGACCGGGCCATCTGGCTGGAGTCGGGCGTGCTGCGCATGGACGGCCCGTCCGCCGAGGTCTGCGACGCGTACGAGGCCTTCAGCCGGGCGAAGTGA
- a CDS encoding ABC transporter permease — protein sequence MTATTVTHHAPSPAELAAAHGLTVSGARPSLPRYVAQLWGRRHFVTAHATARMHATYSTARLGQVWHLVTPLLNAAVYYFIFGIVMKARHGVPDYLPFLITGVFVWDFIGSSVNAGTRAVHGNLGLVRALHFPRASLPVSTVVQLFQQLLVTMGALVVLLLAFGQTPGPAWLLAAPTLVLMAVFCTGCALVMARVGAKNPDVSQLMPFVLRTWMYSSGVMWSIDQMLGKDHLPHWVETALKLNPAAVYIDLMRFALIDGFKAASLPHPVWPIAVGWALLAGVGGFVYFWKAEEEYGRG from the coding sequence GTGACCGCGACCACCGTGACCCACCACGCCCCCTCGCCGGCGGAGCTGGCGGCGGCCCACGGCCTGACCGTGAGCGGCGCCCGCCCCTCCCTCCCCCGCTACGTCGCGCAGCTCTGGGGCCGGCGCCACTTCGTGACGGCCCACGCCACCGCCCGGATGCACGCCACGTACAGCACGGCCCGGCTCGGGCAGGTCTGGCACCTCGTGACCCCCCTGCTGAACGCGGCCGTCTACTACTTCATCTTCGGCATCGTGATGAAGGCGCGGCACGGCGTGCCCGACTACCTGCCGTTCCTGATCACCGGCGTCTTCGTCTGGGACTTCATCGGCAGCTCCGTCAACGCCGGCACCCGCGCCGTGCACGGCAACCTGGGTCTGGTCCGCGCCCTGCACTTCCCGCGCGCGAGCCTGCCCGTCTCCACCGTCGTCCAGCTCTTCCAGCAGCTCCTCGTCACCATGGGCGCACTGGTCGTCCTGCTGCTGGCCTTCGGGCAGACCCCCGGCCCGGCCTGGCTGCTGGCCGCGCCCACCCTGGTCCTGATGGCCGTCTTCTGCACCGGCTGCGCCCTGGTCATGGCCCGCGTCGGCGCCAAGAACCCGGACGTCAGCCAGCTGATGCCGTTCGTCCTGCGCACGTGGATGTACTCCTCGGGCGTGATGTGGTCCATCGACCAGATGCTCGGCAAGGACCACCTGCCGCACTGGGTCGAGACGGCCCTGAAACTCAACCCCGCCGCGGTCTACATCGACCTCATGCGCTTCGCCCTGATCGACGGCTTCAAGGCCGCGTCGCTCCCGCACCCCGTGTGGCCGATCGCGGTCGGCTGGGCCCTGCTCGCCGGCGTCGGCGGGTTCGTCTACTTCTGGAAGGCAGAGGAGGAGTACGGCCGTGGCTGA